A window of the Streptomyces albireticuli genome harbors these coding sequences:
- a CDS encoding DUF6255 family natural product biosynthesis protein — translation MDSCPHRGGWTHHGGESRCDDCGVRRFTEYGAVRPSDLPYAVTPPTPARHSKDRVAALNISQAVTDSRRFLPAPWSTARHGHHEVTPAPAARTRSR, via the coding sequence GTGGACAGCTGCCCCCACCGTGGGGGCTGGACACACCACGGAGGCGAGTCCCGCTGCGACGACTGCGGCGTCCGCCGGTTCACGGAATACGGCGCGGTACGTCCGTCCGACCTGCCCTACGCCGTCACCCCGCCCACCCCGGCCCGTCACTCCAAGGACCGGGTGGCGGCCCTCAACATCTCACAGGCCGTAACCGACTCCCGCAGGTTCCTACCGGCCCCCTGGAGCACGGCCCGTCACGGTCATCACGAGGTCACACCGGCCCCGGCGGCGAGGACAAGGTCCCGGTAA
- a CDS encoding helix-turn-helix domain-containing protein, whose product MTDVDRVIRHPLAYARQMRGWSQAELAAQIGTAAGRQGLRSGADRQRVWKWETSRATPDADSQMLLADAFGIDQDLVRVLGWPDWLPGGDETRTLAPHSTPAALREAIAARMDRRNFVAYTAVSLTGFAHEWATATPAAFAAAQQGKPVDADLVGSLESISRNLTTAPTAQRQYTAPLLDDQLKIVTGLIDKGRYSEQVGERLHRLAACLAQTVGWHRFDHGQHAAAARFWHAAVHSAHTCKDHDLGSGVLSDLAYQALWLHDPSTSVAVLDRALRRPLHPAARSVLYLRKARAHAALGEERTCTRALSAAEKNFEDAADAGAAPEWCAWMSRSDLAVDTGRCLLDLGHVRQAHTLIQDGTGMLPIAREKTRAVFLAYEAEGYLQGGEIDQAAYAAHKALAMAQRIGAPRCTALISGMMPDFKKHKAAPGVAQLLHEVHTAHL is encoded by the coding sequence ATGACCGATGTGGACCGAGTGATCCGTCACCCCCTCGCCTATGCCCGTCAGATGCGCGGCTGGTCTCAGGCCGAGCTGGCCGCACAGATCGGGACCGCTGCGGGCCGCCAAGGCCTGCGTTCCGGCGCGGACCGTCAACGGGTGTGGAAATGGGAGACCAGCCGCGCCACACCTGACGCGGATTCCCAGATGCTCCTGGCCGACGCCTTCGGCATCGACCAGGACCTCGTTCGTGTGCTCGGCTGGCCGGACTGGCTCCCCGGAGGCGACGAGACCCGTACGCTCGCCCCGCATTCCACCCCTGCCGCGCTCAGAGAGGCCATCGCAGCCCGCATGGACCGCCGAAACTTCGTCGCCTACACCGCCGTGTCCCTGACCGGCTTCGCCCACGAGTGGGCCACCGCGACCCCCGCCGCATTCGCTGCCGCGCAGCAGGGCAAGCCGGTGGACGCCGACCTGGTCGGGTCCCTGGAATCCATCAGCCGGAACCTGACCACCGCGCCGACCGCCCAACGCCAGTACACCGCCCCGCTCCTCGACGACCAATTGAAGATCGTCACCGGTCTCATCGACAAGGGCCGCTACAGCGAACAGGTAGGGGAGCGACTTCACCGACTCGCCGCCTGCCTCGCTCAAACCGTGGGATGGCACCGCTTCGACCACGGCCAGCACGCCGCCGCCGCACGGTTCTGGCACGCCGCCGTCCACTCCGCGCACACCTGCAAGGACCACGACCTCGGCTCCGGAGTGCTCTCCGACCTCGCCTACCAGGCACTGTGGCTGCACGACCCCTCCACCTCCGTGGCCGTGCTCGACCGCGCCCTGCGCCGGCCCCTGCACCCGGCGGCCCGATCGGTGCTCTACCTGCGCAAGGCCCGCGCCCACGCCGCCCTCGGCGAGGAACGCACCTGCACCCGCGCCCTCAGCGCAGCGGAGAAGAACTTCGAGGACGCGGCCGACGCGGGGGCCGCGCCCGAATGGTGTGCCTGGATGTCCCGATCCGACCTGGCCGTGGACACCGGCCGGTGCCTGCTCGACCTCGGACATGTCCGCCAGGCACACACGCTGATCCAGGACGGAACCGGGATGCTGCCGATCGCGCGGGAGAAGACCCGCGCAGTCTTCCTCGCCTACGAGGCCGAGGGCTACCTGCAAGGCGGCGAGATCGACCAGGCGGCGTACGCCGCGCACAAGGCACTCGCCATGGCGCAGCGCATCGGGGCGCCGCGCTGCACAGCGCTGATCAGCGGGATGATGCCCGACTTCAAGAAGCACAAGGCAGCCCCCGGGGTCGCACAGCTCCTCCACGAGGTACACACCGCCCACTTGTGA
- a CDS encoding DUF397 domain-containing protein has product MSQLGWHKSSFSTGSENDCVEIAYAPGRLIRLRESDDPAQVIATGPAALATLLRTVKADRLTPRAAPRT; this is encoded by the coding sequence ATGTCTCAACTTGGTTGGCACAAGTCCTCATTCAGTACGGGATCGGAAAACGACTGTGTCGAGATCGCCTACGCTCCCGGCCGTCTCATACGCCTCCGGGAGAGCGACGACCCGGCTCAGGTCATCGCCACCGGCCCCGCCGCCCTCGCCACCCTCCTCAGAACCGTCAAAGCCGACCGGCTCACTCCCCGAGCGGCCCCGCGTACGTGA
- a CDS encoding GNAT family N-acetyltransferase, translating to MDIAFRPLETADIAALAALREEVERTDRTGIHYDLADIRQEFTDPKLDLAHDTLGAWQGTRLVAYALVYEPETVRGVLRFDTDGAVDPAYRRRGLGTRIVDWMRARARALHAERAAEVPGELHLDGISTNAGLAALAERAGFAPSRYWFTMSHDLRTAAPLPEAAPLAGLRLAPFTWEYDEAVRLAHNEAFLDHWDFAEADEADWRTWNTGSRSFRADVSAVLLDAGDHVAAYLLADEYEADTAATGVRTCTVAHLGTRRAYRGKGAARALLAHTLRAARDQGYDRAELVVDTANPTGALGIYGSLGFVSERTLVTYAGPLGE from the coding sequence ATGGATATCGCATTTCGGCCGCTCGAAACCGCGGACATAGCCGCCCTGGCCGCCCTCCGGGAAGAAGTCGAGCGCACCGACCGCACAGGCATCCACTACGACCTGGCCGATATCCGCCAGGAGTTCACCGACCCCAAGCTGGACCTCGCCCACGACACGCTCGGCGCGTGGCAGGGCACCCGGCTGGTGGCGTACGCCCTGGTGTACGAGCCGGAAACCGTGCGCGGCGTGCTCCGCTTCGACACCGACGGCGCCGTCGACCCCGCGTACCGCCGCCGCGGGCTCGGCACGCGGATCGTCGACTGGATGCGCGCCCGGGCCCGCGCCCTCCACGCGGAGCGGGCCGCCGAGGTGCCCGGTGAACTGCACCTCGACGGAATCTCCACCAACGCCGGCCTGGCCGCACTGGCCGAGCGGGCGGGCTTCGCCCCCTCCCGGTACTGGTTCACCATGTCGCACGACCTGCGCACCGCCGCGCCCCTGCCGGAAGCCGCCCCTCTGGCCGGTCTGCGGCTGGCGCCCTTCACCTGGGAGTACGACGAGGCCGTGCGCCTCGCCCACAACGAGGCGTTCCTCGACCACTGGGACTTCGCCGAGGCCGACGAGGCCGACTGGCGCACCTGGAACACGGGCTCCCGCTCGTTCCGGGCCGACGTCTCCGCCGTTCTCCTCGACGCCGGCGACCACGTCGCCGCGTACCTCCTGGCCGACGAGTACGAGGCCGACACCGCGGCCACGGGGGTTCGGACCTGCACCGTGGCTCACCTCGGGACGCGGCGCGCGTACCGGGGGAAGGGTGCGGCGCGGGCCCTGCTGGCCCACACCCTGCGGGCAGCGCGCGATCAGGGTTACGACCGTGCCGAGCTCGTGGTGGACACGGCGAACCCGACCGGTGCACTGGGGATCTACGGGAGCCTGGGCTTCGTGAGTGAGCGGACGCTGGTCACGTACGCGGGGCCGCTCGGGGAGTGA
- a CDS encoding class IV adenylate cyclase — MIEVERKRRLPDGGEGLARLLASLGWQASEPAMETDVYYSRPDVDYLVTVECLRVRCRGDFTEITYKPPTTARTHADGVISKEETNVLLAAGQEELANRMLENIGMRRLVRVAKNRTAHHHPGHPGAVVAIDIVAGAGVFVETEVTGSDPDAAAGLVERIERQLDVLDCPTVELPYRDLVLAAGAGVTS, encoded by the coding sequence ATGATCGAGGTCGAACGCAAGCGGCGGCTGCCGGACGGTGGGGAGGGGCTGGCGCGGCTGCTGGCTTCCCTGGGGTGGCAGGCATCGGAGCCGGCCATGGAGACGGACGTCTACTACAGCCGCCCCGATGTGGACTACCTGGTGACGGTGGAGTGCCTGCGGGTGCGCTGCCGCGGAGACTTCACGGAGATCACCTACAAGCCGCCGACGACCGCGCGGACCCATGCCGACGGGGTGATCTCCAAGGAAGAGACGAACGTCCTCCTGGCCGCCGGCCAGGAGGAGCTCGCGAACCGGATGCTGGAGAACATCGGCATGCGCCGCCTGGTGCGCGTGGCGAAGAACCGCACCGCCCACCATCACCCCGGCCACCCCGGCGCCGTGGTCGCCATCGACATCGTGGCCGGGGCGGGCGTCTTCGTGGAGACGGAGGTCACCGGCTCCGATCCGGACGCGGCCGCCGGGCTCGTCGAGCGGATCGAGAGGCAGCTCGACGTGCTCGACTGTCCGACGGTGGAGTTGCCTTACCGGGACCTTGTCCTCGCCGCCGGGGCCGGTGTGACCTCGTGA
- a CDS encoding helix-turn-helix domain-containing protein produces MAPRKQPSERQRRLGAELRKLRTRSGISGDQAAVMLDADRARISNIEAGRLDVSRNRLYMVLREYDCPPGAYFDGLMELAQDSGKGWWDEYRETQGRRALDLVELESRATRVRAHEPSVIPGLLQTEDYARGVLSSIEGDHRNLDRWVRFRMERQRVLAELETYHAVIHESALRMRVGDTGTMRKQLLKLIEICRMPHVTVQIFPFDMGPYPSHTRSFVLFGGTAPELDTLYREHPTSADFIGDGDRIAEYASMFERLASLALAPIDPAAAPEAQGAGDSLSLLQHVLYELR; encoded by the coding sequence ATGGCACCCAGGAAACAGCCCAGCGAGCGGCAGCGCCGACTGGGCGCGGAGTTGAGGAAGCTCCGTACGCGCTCGGGGATTTCCGGTGATCAGGCGGCGGTGATGCTGGACGCCGACCGAGCCCGCATCAGCAACATCGAAGCCGGTCGACTCGATGTGTCACGGAACCGGCTGTACATGGTGCTGCGCGAGTACGACTGCCCGCCGGGCGCTTACTTCGACGGACTCATGGAGCTGGCCCAGGATTCGGGTAAGGGCTGGTGGGACGAGTACAGGGAGACCCAGGGGCGCCGAGCTCTCGATCTGGTGGAACTGGAGTCCCGGGCCACCAGGGTCCGTGCACACGAGCCGTCGGTCATTCCCGGGCTGCTTCAGACGGAGGACTACGCGCGTGGTGTCCTCTCCAGCATCGAAGGCGATCACCGGAACCTGGATCGCTGGGTGCGCTTCAGAATGGAGCGGCAGCGTGTGCTGGCCGAGCTGGAGACGTACCACGCCGTCATCCATGAGTCGGCCTTGCGCATGCGGGTCGGCGACACGGGCACCATGCGGAAGCAGCTCCTGAAGCTCATCGAGATTTGTCGAATGCCTCACGTCACGGTGCAGATTTTTCCTTTCGATATGGGGCCGTACCCGTCCCATACCCGTTCGTTCGTCCTCTTCGGTGGTACAGCTCCCGAGCTGGACACGCTCTACCGGGAGCACCCGACCAGCGCGGACTTCATCGGGGATGGCGATCGCATCGCCGAATACGCCAGTATGTTTGAGCGACTGGCTTCCCTGGCCCTTGCACCTATCGACCCGGCGGCTGCTCCCGAGGCGCAGGGAGCAGGGGACTCGTTGAGTTTGCTTCAACACGTCCTGTATGAACTGCGATAG
- a CDS encoding class I SAM-dependent methyltransferase: MSTPTFSTTLKTAPGYLDVAANAHGEEKAFLALRALERVQTPGPRLVEIGPGGGSAVAFLASRLAAGEHQGKDVHLTVVEVPGVVSESLARAMKEFGQVGTCDLVTGFAQDLAAIVSEPADVVTASALLHEVYSYGDGYSGLHDVIRTIPTVLRPGGMFAYRDVYAVESPSLHERVVQTYSALSWVRFLRMFLPQYLREGTHPYHRSADLTVFRQDSRIVPAEELNDATSTLVAAPVGIFREVQRHYITLRDHIWRSGVLGFVPYLDGPLASDWIDAKRGHKRVHYALTDTGRLPTSQKTMLLALSERYTDHYTVDGDIFDECTDIALSAFLELAGSGDGECAQVWESWVTREGRETYAYMTLDALLAAFAVSSTEAPQDERTVLMSVAVADVIQQDRAYYNRYLRRNLPNPLKDAKQLVLFSNVPAAGDPRSLGEGMHCLQQWCGRANLARVYSAINSGR, encoded by the coding sequence GTGTCTACCCCAACGTTCTCGACCACTCTCAAGACGGCGCCCGGCTATCTCGATGTCGCGGCCAACGCCCACGGAGAAGAGAAGGCGTTCCTCGCCCTGCGCGCCTTGGAGCGCGTACAGACTCCCGGTCCGCGCCTGGTGGAGATCGGTCCCGGTGGCGGGTCGGCGGTCGCCTTCCTGGCCTCGCGGCTGGCCGCGGGCGAGCACCAGGGCAAGGACGTCCATCTCACCGTGGTGGAGGTTCCTGGAGTGGTGTCGGAATCGCTGGCGCGCGCGATGAAGGAGTTCGGCCAGGTGGGCACGTGCGACCTCGTCACCGGCTTCGCCCAGGACCTCGCGGCCATCGTCAGCGAGCCGGCGGACGTCGTCACCGCGTCAGCGCTGCTGCACGAGGTCTACTCCTACGGCGACGGCTACAGCGGGCTGCACGACGTGATCCGCACGATCCCCACGGTCCTACGGCCCGGCGGCATGTTCGCCTACCGGGACGTGTACGCGGTCGAGTCCCCGTCACTGCACGAGAGGGTCGTGCAGACCTACAGCGCGCTGTCGTGGGTGCGGTTCCTGCGGATGTTCCTGCCGCAGTACCTGCGGGAGGGCACTCACCCGTACCACCGCTCCGCCGACCTGACAGTCTTCCGGCAGGACTCGCGGATCGTACCGGCCGAGGAACTGAACGACGCCACGAGCACGCTCGTCGCGGCCCCGGTCGGGATCTTCCGGGAGGTCCAGCGGCACTACATCACGTTGCGGGATCACATCTGGCGCTCCGGAGTGCTCGGGTTCGTCCCGTATCTGGACGGCCCGCTGGCCTCCGACTGGATCGACGCCAAGCGCGGGCACAAGCGGGTGCACTACGCGCTGACGGACACCGGCCGCCTGCCCACCTCGCAGAAGACGATGCTGCTCGCCCTGAGCGAGCGGTACACCGACCACTACACGGTGGACGGGGACATCTTCGACGAGTGCACCGACATCGCGCTGTCGGCGTTCCTGGAACTGGCCGGGAGCGGTGACGGGGAGTGTGCGCAGGTCTGGGAGAGCTGGGTGACCCGGGAGGGCCGGGAGACGTACGCGTACATGACGCTCGACGCGCTGCTGGCGGCCTTCGCGGTCAGCTCCACCGAGGCCCCGCAGGACGAGCGGACGGTGCTCATGTCGGTAGCGGTGGCGGATGTGATCCAGCAGGACCGGGCCTACTACAACCGCTACCTACGGCGGAATCTGCCGAATCCCCTCAAGGACGCGAAGCAGCTGGTGCTGTTCTCGAACGTACCGGCGGCCGGCGACCCCCGGTCGTTGGGAGAGGGGATGCACTGTCTTCAGCAGTGGTGCGGCAGGGCGAACCTGGCCCGGGTGTATTCGGCGATCAACTCAGGAAGGTGA
- a CDS encoding thymidine phosphorylase has translation MLMDAISVIRAKRDRGRLTDEQIDWVIDAYTRGEVADEQMSSLAMAILLNGMDRAEIARWTAAMIKSGERMDFSSLPMPTSDKHSTGGVGDKITLPLAPLVAACGAAVPQLSGRGLGHTGGTLDKLESIPGWRALLSNDEMMDVLRNVGSVICAAGDGLAPADKKLYALRDVTGTVEAIPLIASSIMSKKIAEGTGSLVLDVKVGSGAFMKNIEDARELASTMVGLGTDHGVKTVALLTDMSTPLGLTAGNALEVRESVEVLAGGGPADVVELTLALAREMLTAAGLPDADPEKALRDGSAMDHWRRMIQAQGGDPDAALPVAREQHVVTASASGVLTKLDAYAVGVSAWRLGAGRARKEDPVQFGAGIEMHAKPGDKVTAGQPLMTLHTDTPEKYDYALAALEGGVEIAPEGTSFTANPIVLDRIA, from the coding sequence GTGCTGATGGACGCCATTTCCGTAATCCGCGCGAAGCGCGACCGCGGTCGGCTGACCGACGAGCAGATCGACTGGGTCATCGACGCGTACACGCGCGGCGAGGTCGCCGACGAGCAGATGTCCTCGCTCGCCATGGCGATCCTGCTCAACGGCATGGACCGCGCGGAGATCGCCCGCTGGACCGCCGCCATGATCAAGTCCGGCGAGCGCATGGACTTCTCGTCCCTGCCCATGCCGACCTCGGACAAGCACTCCACCGGCGGCGTCGGCGACAAGATCACCCTCCCGCTGGCCCCGCTCGTCGCCGCCTGCGGCGCGGCCGTGCCGCAGCTCTCCGGCCGGGGCCTCGGCCACACCGGTGGCACGCTCGACAAGCTGGAGTCCATCCCGGGCTGGCGCGCCCTCCTCTCGAACGACGAGATGATGGACGTCCTGCGCAACGTCGGCTCCGTGATCTGCGCGGCGGGCGACGGCCTCGCCCCGGCCGACAAGAAGCTCTACGCGCTCCGCGACGTCACCGGCACGGTGGAGGCGATCCCGCTGATCGCCTCGTCCATCATGTCGAAGAAGATCGCCGAGGGTACGGGCTCCCTGGTCCTGGACGTGAAGGTCGGCTCCGGCGCCTTCATGAAGAACATCGAGGACGCCCGTGAGCTGGCCTCCACGATGGTCGGCCTCGGCACGGACCACGGCGTCAAGACCGTCGCCCTGCTGACCGACATGTCGACCCCGCTGGGCCTCACCGCGGGCAACGCCCTTGAGGTCCGCGAGTCCGTCGAGGTCCTCGCCGGCGGCGGCCCGGCCGACGTCGTCGAGCTGACCCTGGCCCTGGCCCGCGAGATGCTCACGGCGGCCGGCCTGCCCGACGCGGACCCGGAGAAGGCCCTGCGCGACGGCTCCGCCATGGACCACTGGCGCCGCATGATCCAGGCCCAGGGCGGCGACCCGGACGCGGCGCTGCCGGTGGCCCGGGAGCAGCACGTGGTGACGGCCTCGGCCTCGGGCGTCCTCACCAAGCTCGACGCCTACGCCGTCGGCGTCTCCGCCTGGCGCCTGGGCGCCGGCCGGGCGCGCAAGGAGGACCCGGTCCAGTTCGGCGCGGGCATCGAGATGCACGCCAAGCCGGGCGACAAGGTCACCGCGGGCCAGCCGCTGATGACGCTCCACACGGACACCCCGGAGAAGTACGACTACGCGCTGGCGGCGCTGGAGGGCGGCGTGGAGATCGCCCCCGAGGGCACGTCGTTCACCGCGAACCCGATCGTGCTGGACCGCATCGCCTGA
- a CDS encoding Uma2 family endonuclease, with amino-acid sequence MSALTIDCSEGPSAEWDELVRIWEETDAPEGCKVEIIEGIITVSPAPANRHNSIAWKLQRQLAKVIPEDWGIYQTQAVAVPSRSGLYIPDLVVAPEAVVDESPEEAGGSELFVPAAAAELVVEITSKSNARHDRISKPAGYAHAGVPLYLLVDRWAPGGPTVTLYGEPTDDVYRVLQAGKFGDAIHLPSPFDLVIDTGSFPA; translated from the coding sequence ATGAGCGCACTCACCATCGACTGTTCGGAAGGCCCCAGCGCCGAGTGGGACGAGCTGGTCCGTATCTGGGAAGAGACGGACGCCCCCGAGGGCTGCAAGGTGGAGATCATCGAGGGGATCATCACCGTGTCACCAGCACCCGCCAACAGGCACAACAGCATCGCTTGGAAGCTGCAACGCCAACTGGCCAAGGTCATTCCCGAGGACTGGGGCATCTACCAGACCCAGGCCGTCGCAGTCCCCTCGCGTAGCGGCCTTTACATCCCCGATCTAGTCGTGGCTCCTGAGGCGGTGGTGGACGAATCGCCCGAGGAAGCGGGTGGTTCCGAGCTTTTCGTTCCCGCTGCGGCAGCTGAGCTCGTCGTGGAGATCACTTCGAAGTCCAATGCTCGCCACGACCGGATCAGCAAGCCTGCCGGCTATGCCCACGCGGGTGTGCCGCTCTACCTCCTTGTCGACAGGTGGGCGCCGGGGGGCCCGACCGTCACGCTCTACGGCGAGCCCACCGACGACGTCTACCGCGTCCTGCAAGCCGGAAAGTTCGGTGATGCGATCCACCTCCCCAGCCCGTTCGACCTCGTGATCGACACAGGCTCGTTCCCCGCCTGA
- a CDS encoding GNAT family N-acetyltransferase: MTEIHTPRLLLRRWHDDDVTFMADINADPRVMRWVEDGSTLGPDTTAEAIERWEEEWDDEGFGIFAVELLGSGELIGFTGLSWTEFSPEELPDVAIGWRLGSQFWGQGYASEAAQATLEFALTDRGLDRVVAVIRTGDEASENVARKLGMAPERATVHPVLDFPLTVHAIDLTEYQA; the protein is encoded by the coding sequence ATGACCGAGATCCACACCCCCCGCCTCCTCCTCCGTCGCTGGCACGACGACGACGTCACCTTCATGGCGGACATCAACGCGGACCCGCGGGTCATGCGCTGGGTGGAGGACGGCTCGACGCTCGGCCCCGACACCACCGCCGAGGCGATCGAGCGCTGGGAGGAGGAGTGGGACGACGAGGGCTTCGGGATCTTCGCCGTCGAGCTGCTGGGCTCGGGCGAGCTCATCGGCTTCACGGGCCTGTCCTGGACGGAGTTCTCCCCGGAGGAGCTGCCCGACGTGGCGATCGGCTGGCGGCTCGGCTCCCAGTTCTGGGGGCAGGGGTACGCGTCCGAGGCCGCGCAGGCCACCCTGGAGTTCGCGCTCACGGACCGCGGCCTCGACCGTGTCGTCGCCGTCATCCGGACCGGCGACGAGGCCTCCGAGAACGTCGCCCGCAAGCTCGGCATGGCCCCGGAGCGGGCGACGGTCCACCCGGTGCTCGACTTCCCGCTGACGGTGCACGCCATCGACCTCACCGAGTACCAGGCCTGA
- a CDS encoding cytidine deaminase produces the protein MTSPLDWEALRTQARDAMSRAYAPYSDFPVGAAALVDDGRVVTGCNVENAAYGVALCAECGLISALFSSGGGRLTAFTCCDRNGNVLMPCGRCRQLLWEHGGPELAVDTTTGVRPLAELLPDAFGPADLNR, from the coding sequence GTGACCTCTCCCCTCGACTGGGAGGCGCTGCGGACGCAGGCCCGGGACGCGATGTCCCGGGCCTACGCCCCGTACTCCGATTTCCCCGTCGGCGCCGCGGCCCTCGTGGACGACGGCCGCGTCGTCACCGGCTGCAATGTCGAGAACGCGGCGTACGGGGTCGCCCTGTGCGCCGAATGCGGACTCATTTCCGCGCTGTTCTCCTCGGGTGGCGGCCGGCTGACCGCATTCACGTGTTGCGACCGCAACGGCAATGTCCTGATGCCCTGCGGGCGCTGCCGCCAGCTGCTCTGGGAGCACGGCGGACCGGAACTGGCCGTCGACACGACGACGGGCGTCCGCCCGCTCGCCGAGTTGTTGCCGGATGCGTTTGGGCCTGCCGACCTGAATCGTTAA
- a CDS encoding ATP-binding protein, with protein sequence MRTHPTPDCSLVFPPHPAWVRAAREIVRTLLLASRRTDLTDTAVALTSEAVTNAVNACGAKDCDIPVALFAEWTETGQLRVLVHDGAAGLPVRREKVSPEDESGRGLMLIASDADAWGVCAHGPGPGKATWFELGRASKSPVGCTDCDTLRDARRTAVADGDPEKITDATIAVRQHFRSAHILPAAAK encoded by the coding sequence ATGCGCACCCACCCCACCCCGGACTGCTCCCTCGTCTTCCCACCGCACCCCGCATGGGTGCGCGCCGCCCGCGAGATCGTCCGTACGTTGCTGCTCGCGTCCCGACGAACCGACCTCACCGACACCGCCGTCGCGCTCACCTCGGAGGCGGTCACGAACGCGGTCAACGCATGCGGCGCAAAGGACTGCGACATCCCGGTCGCGCTGTTCGCGGAGTGGACGGAGACGGGACAGCTGCGCGTACTCGTGCACGACGGGGCAGCGGGGCTGCCCGTACGCCGGGAAAAGGTGTCACCCGAGGACGAGTCCGGTCGCGGCCTGATGCTGATCGCGAGCGATGCGGACGCGTGGGGCGTCTGCGCGCACGGCCCAGGGCCCGGAAAGGCCACCTGGTTCGAGCTGGGAAGGGCGAGCAAGTCACCCGTCGGCTGCACCGACTGCGACACGCTACGGGATGCCCGACGCACGGCCGTCGCCGACGGCGATCCGGAAAAGATCACCGACGCCACCATCGCCGTGCGCCAGCACTTCCGCAGCGCACACATCCTGCCGGCGGCGGCAAAGTGA
- a CDS encoding serine hydrolase domain-containing protein, with protein sequence MTPVRTPAPETRRKAALGAIAAAAVAATLAMPLSTAWAAQPEARAAGYSRADLQRGLDDIVRKDGVVGAQATLANGPTRTDVTAGTAERGTNRPMPAQGYFRMGSNTKTFVATVMLQLVAEGKVRLDDTVDHWLPGVVDANGNDGKRITVRQLLQHTSGLPDYDDHLPVLDEENFRKHRFDRYTPRELVDMALREKRLFEPGKGWSYSNTGYILVGMIVEKATGHHWSEEVRDRVVAPLGLTHTFSAGDRTGLPRPSARAYQQFAPGGPLIDSTEVSMDWGGSAGDLVTTSDDLTRFWQALLGGKLLGPAQMAQMFATVPTHEEDREVPREAGLGVFKTALSCGGGYWGHGGTTLGHLNRNGFVDKGRKGVVVMRSTNLAAEDRDGRTDKLLDDALCGMR encoded by the coding sequence ATGACCCCCGTACGAACCCCCGCACCCGAAACCCGCCGCAAAGCCGCCCTCGGCGCCATCGCGGCAGCCGCCGTCGCGGCGACCCTCGCGATGCCGCTGTCCACGGCCTGGGCCGCCCAGCCGGAAGCCCGTGCCGCCGGATACAGCCGCGCCGACCTCCAGCGCGGCCTGGACGACATCGTCCGCAAAGACGGCGTCGTGGGCGCCCAAGCCACCCTCGCCAACGGCCCCACCCGGACAGACGTCACCGCCGGCACCGCCGAGCGCGGCACGAACCGTCCGATGCCCGCCCAGGGCTACTTCCGGATGGGCAGCAACACCAAGACCTTCGTCGCCACCGTCATGCTGCAACTGGTCGCGGAGGGAAAGGTCCGGCTCGACGACACCGTCGACCACTGGTTGCCGGGGGTCGTCGACGCCAACGGCAACGACGGCAAGCGGATCACCGTGCGGCAGTTGTTGCAGCACACCAGCGGGTTGCCCGATTACGACGACCACCTGCCCGTCCTCGACGAGGAGAATTTCCGGAAGCACCGTTTCGACCGCTACACGCCACGCGAGTTGGTCGACATGGCCCTGCGGGAGAAGAGACTCTTCGAGCCCGGGAAGGGCTGGAGCTACTCCAACACCGGCTACATCCTCGTCGGGATGATCGTCGAGAAGGCGACGGGCCACCACTGGAGCGAGGAGGTCCGCGATCGGGTCGTCGCGCCGCTCGGCCTCACGCACACCTTCTCCGCGGGTGACCGCACCGGCCTCCCCCGGCCGTCCGCCCGCGCCTACCAGCAGTTCGCGCCCGGCGGGCCGCTGATCGACAGCACCGAGGTCAGCATGGACTGGGGCGGCTCGGCGGGCGACCTCGTCACCACCTCGGACGACCTCACGCGCTTCTGGCAGGCCCTGCTCGGAGGGAAGCTGCTGGGGCCCGCGCAGATGGCGCAGATGTTCGCCACGGTGCCGACCCATGAGGAGGACAGGGAGGTGCCCAGAGAGGCCGGGCTCGGGGTCTTCAAGACCGCGCTGAGCTGCGGCGGCGGCTACTGGGGCCACGGTGGGACCACCCTCGGGCACCTGAACCGCAACGGCTTCGTCGACAAGGGCCGGAAGGGTGTCGTCGTGATGCGCTCCACCAACCTCGCCGCGGAGGACCGGGACGGCCGTACCGACAAGCTCCTCGACGACGCCCTCTGCGGGATGAGGTGA